One region of Jonesiaceae bacterium BS-20 genomic DNA includes:
- the flgK gene encoding flagellar hook-associated protein FlgK — translation MSTFSGLGNALSALNSQRLALEVSGQNIANANTNGYVRQRANLEAIGSVNAMRNGGGHGIGSGVKVTSIDRLGDIFIDARVRTTGASAAFLAARADSYTRLESTINEPSDTGLSSLMGDLWAGFQDVAKSPQTLATKQVVMDRANSVAGALNSSYASLETQWSQHRTEVDAKVTQVNTTATLVAKLNAEIRQREVNGNTANELIDQRNLLITELSALTGATARFMPDGTADIAIGGNLIVSGTSAQTLKLQGTTNLDAIMDGQAPVSVVWDRPGDPQVIMTGGEIAGKLSALAPASQGGILASAADNFNKVATALAEQVNGLLELHGEPLFQIGTGQAAKQISVAITDPSKIVSGDPALGEYDGSIADKIGQLGQALEGPSALWQTSVVSIGVAAKSAIGSYAVAEAARASAENLQLSATSVDVDEETVNMLAFQRGYQAASRVLTTIDEMLDQLINRTGVVGR, via the coding sequence ATGAGCACCTTTTCCGGACTTGGCAATGCCCTGTCTGCACTGAACTCCCAGCGCCTTGCGCTCGAGGTATCGGGGCAAAACATTGCCAACGCCAATACCAACGGATATGTGCGTCAGCGCGCAAACCTCGAGGCTATTGGCTCCGTCAACGCCATGCGCAACGGTGGCGGCCACGGTATTGGCAGCGGCGTGAAGGTTACCAGCATTGACCGCCTTGGGGACATATTTATCGATGCCCGGGTGCGTACCACCGGTGCTTCCGCAGCATTTTTGGCGGCTCGGGCTGACTCCTACACGCGCTTGGAATCCACAATCAATGAGCCCTCGGACACTGGTTTGAGTTCCTTGATGGGCGATCTGTGGGCCGGTTTTCAGGATGTTGCTAAGTCACCGCAGACGCTGGCTACCAAGCAGGTTGTCATGGATCGTGCTAACTCTGTTGCCGGCGCCCTCAATTCTTCTTACGCTTCCCTCGAGACGCAGTGGTCTCAGCACCGCACGGAGGTTGACGCCAAGGTTACGCAGGTCAACACCACGGCAACGTTAGTTGCCAAACTCAATGCAGAAATCCGCCAGCGTGAAGTGAACGGCAACACCGCCAACGAGCTCATCGATCAGCGGAACCTGTTGATCACCGAGCTTTCCGCTTTAACCGGAGCAACAGCGCGGTTCATGCCAGACGGTACCGCTGACATTGCTATTGGCGGCAACCTGATAGTTTCCGGCACGTCGGCACAAACGCTCAAGCTTCAGGGCACCACAAATCTCGACGCGATCATGGACGGTCAGGCGCCTGTTTCCGTGGTGTGGGACCGCCCGGGTGACCCACAGGTCATCATGACCGGTGGCGAGATTGCAGGAAAACTCAGTGCGCTTGCCCCTGCCAGCCAGGGCGGGATCTTGGCCTCCGCGGCAGACAACTTCAATAAGGTTGCCACCGCGCTTGCGGAGCAAGTTAACGGGCTTCTCGAGTTGCACGGCGAGCCGCTGTTTCAGATTGGAACCGGCCAAGCCGCAAAGCAGATCTCCGTCGCGATCACCGACCCATCTAAGATCGTCTCGGGTGACCCTGCCCTTGGCGAGTATGACGGCTCTATCGCGGACAAGATTGGACAGCTGGGCCAAGCTCTCGAAGGGCCATCGGCCCTGTGGCAGACTTCCGTGGTCTCAATTGGTGTTGCGGCCAAATCTGCTATCGGCTCGTACGCCGTCGCCGAGGCCGCCCGGGCATCGGCTGAAAATCTTCAACTTTCCGCTACCAGTGTCGATGTAGATGAAGAGACGGTCAATATGCTCGCGTTCCAGCGCGGGTACCAAGCCGCTTCTCGAGTTCTCACCACCATTGATGAGATGCTCGACCAACTCATCAACAGAACCGGAGTTGTTGGCCGATGA
- a CDS encoding flagellar protein FlgN translates to MSYQLLNSALWNQRQLLELLVFKLEVEQLLLASGKSKWLQHSTAEIERLISQLAEVELARSVESDSVAKQLGLDGEAPLSALVTLSPEPWGELLGAHRTALLQLATEIDALTTGARELLTASQRAVQESLASVANDPATYDASGETQAAEAQPRLIDQDL, encoded by the coding sequence GTGAGTTACCAGTTGCTTAACAGTGCGCTGTGGAATCAACGCCAGCTTCTCGAGCTCCTCGTATTTAAACTTGAGGTCGAGCAACTTTTACTCGCCTCCGGAAAGAGCAAGTGGCTACAGCATTCAACAGCTGAGATCGAGCGGCTCATTAGCCAGCTCGCGGAAGTTGAATTGGCTCGGTCGGTTGAGTCTGATTCCGTTGCAAAGCAACTCGGCTTGGATGGGGAGGCTCCCCTTTCTGCCCTGGTGACACTTTCTCCCGAGCCTTGGGGCGAACTCCTTGGGGCTCACAGAACTGCACTTTTGCAGCTCGCCACGGAAATTGATGCACTCACCACCGGTGCAAGGGAACTCCTAACTGCGTCGCAACGCGCGGTTCAAGAATCACTCGCATCCGTTGCCAATGACCCTGCCACGTATGACGCGAGCGGGGAAACTCAGGCGGCCGAGGCACAGCCCCGGTTGATCGACCAAGATTTATGA
- a CDS encoding sigma-70 family RNA polymerase sigma factor, translated as MKPVSAAAKTLIESHLHIVGYHVSEMLVRVPAQVTRDELASAGYLALTQAAIGYDPETGVPFSRFAAIRIKGALIDELRSMDWVSRGTRRKIREYTKTVEQITSTLRRVPSRNEIATALGIDVSEVSEIADHASVKVLSVDAYDGSLADIMPSSEPTPESSALQSERYTYLRGAVAALPERLRHVVEQVFFHDVPVAQVAQEMGVTASRISQLRSEAMVLLRDGMNTHLNPDRVPAEPAKGVVARRRAHYFDEIQQRVTKVSGSSDRSMRELIYRSFVSDLATGPSLTPPVIASASAREHRLETTFT; from the coding sequence ATGAAACCCGTTTCTGCCGCTGCTAAGACTCTCATTGAGTCTCACTTACACATCGTTGGATACCACGTCTCCGAAATGCTGGTTCGAGTACCCGCGCAGGTCACCCGTGATGAACTGGCGTCTGCAGGGTACTTGGCACTCACACAAGCGGCAATCGGCTATGATCCCGAAACGGGAGTTCCATTTTCGCGATTCGCGGCAATCCGGATCAAGGGCGCGTTGATAGATGAGCTGCGCTCAATGGACTGGGTATCCCGGGGGACTAGGCGCAAGATCCGTGAATACACCAAGACCGTTGAGCAGATAACGTCAACGTTGCGCAGGGTGCCGTCCCGCAATGAGATTGCGACCGCGCTTGGAATCGATGTGAGCGAGGTTTCGGAGATAGCGGATCACGCAAGCGTCAAGGTGCTTTCAGTTGATGCCTATGATGGGTCGCTCGCCGACATCATGCCCTCAAGCGAACCAACCCCTGAGTCAAGCGCACTGCAATCTGAACGTTACACATATCTGCGCGGAGCGGTTGCTGCGCTGCCCGAACGGCTGCGGCACGTGGTGGAACAGGTATTTTTTCACGATGTCCCCGTGGCGCAAGTTGCTCAGGAAATGGGAGTTACGGCATCGAGAATCTCGCAACTGCGGTCCGAGGCAATGGTGCTTCTGCGCGATGGCATGAACACCCACCTAAATCCGGATCGGGTGCCAGCAGAACCCGCTAAGGGAGTGGTTGCGCGGCGCCGAGCGCATTACTTTGACGAGATTCAGCAACGCGTCACCAAGGTGTCCGGTTCCTCGGACCGGTCGATGCGAGAGTTGATCTACCGATCCTTTGTCTCTGACCTTGCCACGGGGCCCAGCTTAACCCCACCGGTGATAGCATCCGCTTCCGCACGGGAACATCGGTTAGAAACTACTTTCACCTAA